The Dreissena polymorpha isolate Duluth1 chromosome 2, UMN_Dpol_1.0, whole genome shotgun sequence nucleotide sequence ACTCTTTCTCCACCCAATCAAAAATGGGAGCAAATGAGCACAAGTGTAATAAAACGAATTAATGGCCATCATCACTCAAATAACATATACTAGAAAATATAACACCCAGTATTTGGTACCGGGTATTTGTTCTTTAGTGATTGTGATTATTAATAGGGTCAAGTATAAATAATGTTCAATAGAGTGTGGTTATCTAAATGACTCCAGTGTAATAATATTACATTGTTGAAGGGACTGGGTTTCAATCACGCAACAATACTAAATAGTTAATCTTTTTCTCAACCTGATTAAAATGGACACACAAAAATGGTATCAAAtagacataaatgtaataaaacaaatggcCATAAACACCAAAAATTCGTGTATCCAAAATATAACACCCAGTATTTACTGCCGGGTATTATAGCCGTAGATAACTCTCAGTATTGATCAAGACACAGTATGAATAGTATTTAATGGTATGCAATTGTGTTAATGACTCCAGGATAATAGGCAACTATTAAAGTAAATCGTTTGGGTTTATACCTATAACCTCCACTCAACCAGACACTGCCGGTAAAGTATGATGCAAGTTATGCGAGATCCCCAGCGATGCCGGAGAACTGATGGTCCCTCTGCTCACTACGACTGCGCGATCCCCAGCGATGCCGGAGAACCGATGGTCCCTCTGCTCACTACGACTGCGCGATCCCCAGCGATGCCGGAGAACCGATAGTCCTTCTACTCACTGCGACTGCCCGACCGCAATGCACGTCTCCGCTGTACCCTCAAGGTCAGATACCTCCGGGTGCAGGAACTCGTGCACTGGCTAGGCTAGAACACAACTAATGTAGAAACAAAGACATTTAATGATTATtctccaaaaacaatcaatggcAAAGTTTTTAATCACATTGATAGCAATGAATTGAAAATAAACTGAAATATTTCAGTGTATTTGGTTTACTAaactaaattatttattaattgcttTAGAGTTAATACGGTATTGCTACAGGTGCGCTCTTTAGGAAGTAGAAAAGCTTTACGGTAAACCAAAATATGCTTGTAATATATCCTGTCGCTCAGAAAATTTACAGTTTCAACTATGCATACACCAGTAATGATACTAATATGTGATGAAGCAATAAAGCAAGTTGACAATAATTGTAATATTCttacaatgaaatgaaaatgccACTATTtcctaagtattttttttttcaaaaaaataaataaaataaacaatacaggtTGAAATCAACTGCAATTGATTTTGCACTCTAATATCAACTAGCGCAACtaattacaattattagttacacTAAATATCAGTGAACAATAGATGCAATTGCTAGAATTCCAATCACCGGAAAGTAAACAATGGAACGATTTCCGTTTCCGGTTAGCTCAAGGCAACAACCAATGAAAAATGGGGTATCCCGAGTTATTTATAGATGGTTGTTAAATCCGGGAAATCCAAAAACTCCCAGTGAAATATCAAGAATTCTAATGAAAATACATCTCAAAAGAATAAATCTTCAAATTTTCAGATAAACTAAAGATGGGTTTTACAAATGCATGAAAGTACACGTACTTTCACTGTTTAATAATAAGTTTAGTCCAGAAAATATTCTGAAACCATGCAACTATTCCAGAATAATGAACTAAAATGTTAATTCACACAATTTATAGAATAAAAGAACAAATGTACAATGCAATCGTCAATAATGACTGACGACATGTgcaaaaacaagatggcggacaattttCCGCGAAAGCCTAAATCGCAAAAACATCACAACTATCAAAATATTGTTGCActttcataaaatgcaaaattaaacGTCACTTGTGTGCAGCTTCTGCACAATCTTGACAACAAAATGAGTCATACCACAGCGgaaacaattataaaatcaaaCCACAAAGGCGGGTATGTTCCCGCAAAGGTTCAATTTTTGGAACTGCGAAAGTTGCAAAAATTATTGCTCGCAGCGCCAGTGAAGTAAATACTGGTAGTACTTACCTAAAATAAAGATGTCTCTTTACAGGTCAGGTTTGGAGACACAAATACACAAGATGAATACAGATACAAAAAGTAGACGTCCGTTCAGATGTAAGGCTACAGTATGACTGCTGATTATCTGCATTCGTTTCCGGTCAATCGATCAGTCTCTGCCGTACTGTtccggttacacaccagtaaatttaCCACAGTTTTGTCCGACAATGCAACTACATTTAAAGCCGCAGCCCGTCATctacataatttaatacagtctcCACTCATTCAAAGGAATTTCTCCAACATGGGCATCACATGGAAGTTCATTCCCACAAAAGCACTTTGGTATGGAGGCTGGTGGAAAAGGCTTATCGGTGTTACTAATTCAGCTGTCAAGAAGATATTAGGTCGGTCATTCGTAACCCTGAAAGAGTTACAGACCATAATCGTGGAAATAGAGGCGATTATTAATGATCGTCCACTGACATATGTGTCTGAAGACATCAACGACACGGAGTCCATATCCCCCTCATTCTTGACGTATGGTCGCCGACTGACGTAACTACCCTACGTGAGCGACGACGCCGACAACGCCAGTTGCTCAATCGATAATGCAGATGTAAAACGGCAAGCCCGGAACATCACACAACGAGTCAGCCATTTTCCGGAAACGTTGGCAAGATGAGTATCTAACTTCACTCCGTGACAAGCACCGTAAGACAGGAGCATCGACATCCGGACCTATTCCTGTTCGAAACGTTATCCATATACATGAGGACGGTCCGCGTATGAAGTGGGAACTCGGGGTCGTGGAAAAGTTGCTTCCGGGTAACGAAGGATGTGTACGCACTGCTGTTGTTCGTTCCAGCCAAGGAGTGTCGACGCGCCCAAAAACAAGACAAATTGAGTGCTCAAAGACACGTTTTTACTTCATGGTGTG carries:
- the LOC127869883 gene encoding uncharacterized protein LOC127869883, with translation MTADYLHSFPVNRSVSAVLFRLHTSKFTTVLSDNATTFKAAARHLHNLIQSPLIQRNFSNMGITWKFIPTKALWYGGWWKRLIGVTNSAVKKILGRSFVTLKELQTIIVEIEAIINDRPLTYVSEDINDTESISPSFLTYGRRLT